The following proteins are co-located in the Nocardioides piscis genome:
- a CDS encoding ArsR/SmtB family transcription factor: protein MISTGATSLGALARFGHALSDPTRASILMTLRTAPAYPADLADDLGVTRQSMSNHLACLRGCGLVVAEPQGRRTRYRLADDRLGHALGDLQDLVLLTDPEACAESSEGAVLT, encoded by the coding sequence ATGATCAGCACCGGCGCCACCTCCCTCGGCGCCCTGGCCCGCTTCGGCCACGCGCTCTCCGACCCCACGCGGGCCAGCATCCTGATGACACTGCGGACGGCGCCGGCCTATCCTGCCGACCTCGCTGACGACCTCGGTGTGACGCGCCAGTCGATGTCCAACCACCTGGCGTGCCTGCGCGGGTGCGGCCTCGTCGTCGCCGAGCCGCAGGGGCGACGGACGCGCTACCGGCTGGCCGACGACCGGCTGGGCCACGCCCTGGGTGACCTCCAGGACCTGGTGCTGCTGACCGACCCCGAGGCCTGCGCCGAGTCGAGCGAGGGAGCGGTGCTGACATGA
- a CDS encoding cation transporter: protein MTTQDHDHAHPVITAEQRAALSRRIRLLVVFTISYNLIESVAALFAGAVADSSALIGFGLGSVIEVSSAAAVAWQFAGPRPEDRERTALRVIAFSFFGLAAFVSYDAISSLVRQEAPAHSTLGIVIAALSLLIMPTVSLVQRRTGHQLGSHSAVADSRQTLLCAVMSTVLLVGLVANSLLDWWWADPVAALGIAALAVREGINAWNGDACCSAEALFESA, encoded by the coding sequence ATGACGACGCAGGACCACGACCACGCCCACCCGGTCATCACCGCCGAGCAGCGCGCGGCCTTGAGTCGACGCATCCGGCTGCTGGTCGTCTTCACGATCTCCTACAACCTCATCGAGTCCGTGGCCGCCCTGTTCGCGGGCGCGGTCGCCGACTCGAGTGCGTTGATCGGCTTCGGCCTCGGCTCGGTGATCGAGGTGTCGTCCGCGGCGGCGGTCGCGTGGCAGTTCGCCGGCCCCCGGCCCGAGGACCGCGAGAGGACGGCACTGCGCGTCATCGCGTTCTCGTTCTTCGGCCTGGCGGCCTTCGTGTCCTACGACGCCATCAGCAGCCTCGTCCGGCAGGAGGCGCCCGCTCACTCCACGCTGGGGATCGTCATCGCCGCGCTGAGCCTGCTGATCATGCCGACGGTCTCGCTCGTCCAGCGCCGGACCGGTCACCAGCTCGGCTCGCACTCCGCGGTGGCCGACTCGCGCCAGACCCTGCTGTGCGCGGTCATGTCGACGGTGCTGCTCGTCGGCCTCGTGGCCAACAGCCTCCTGGACTGGTGGTGGGCCGACCCGGTCGCCGCCCTCGGGATCGCCGCCCTCGCCGTACGCGAAGGAATCAATGCGTGGAACGGCGACGCCTGCTGCTCGGCGGAGGCACTGTTCGAGAGCGCCTGA
- a CDS encoding PLDc N-terminal domain-containing protein, producing MAKKSWADMTPTQKKLVVVAGVLEVAATAWCANDLRHRPASLVRGPKALWGPALSVQPFGPIAYVVWGRKR from the coding sequence ATGGCAAAGAAGTCCTGGGCCGACATGACGCCCACCCAGAAGAAGCTCGTCGTCGTGGCCGGCGTCCTCGAGGTCGCGGCAACCGCGTGGTGCGCGAACGACCTGCGCCATCGGCCGGCGTCGCTGGTCCGCGGCCCCAAGGCGCTGTGGGGTCCGGCCCTGTCCGTGCAGCCCTTCGGCCCGATCGCCTACGTCGTGTGGGGTCGCAAGCGCTGA
- the paaZ gene encoding phenylacetic acid degradation bifunctional protein PaaZ, which yields MTDITATAAPLLESYACGTWFSASDEGEPLLDATTGEEVARISATGLDLAAMTAHAREVGGPALRSLTFHERSAALKAMAKMLGEHKDELYALSARTGATARDSMVDIDGGIGTVFSMASKGTRELPNDVVVLDGQPERLGREGTFLGQHLYTSRPGVAVQINAFNFPVWGMLEKLAPAFIAGLPTIVKPASQTAYVTEAVVRRIIESDLLPEGSLQLLCGSPAGLLDELGAQDSVAFTGSAATAAHLRQHPSVLHGGVRLGVEADSLNCSILGTDVGVDDPELELFVKGVVTEMTVKAGQKCTAIRRVLVPEPMADVVVEAISQRLAKITVGNPTSDGVRMGALASLAQRDEVRKAVQALRASAEIVFGNPDVVDVVDADAETGAFMSPVLLRAHPGASEPHDIEPFGPVATVITYTDLDDAVRLAARGQGSLAGSIVSHDPAVARALTLGLAPWHGRLLVLDRTSAAESTGHGSPLPVLVHGGPGRAGGGEELGGVRAVLHHMQRSAIQGSPDMLSAISGQWITGSARTETPVHPFRKSLAELAVGDTISTSTRTVTLADIEHFAEFTGDTFYAHTDEAAAQKNPLFGGIVAHGYLVVSLAAGLFVDPDPGPVLANFGVDRLRFLTPVKAGDTIQVTLTVKQITPRTNADYGEVRWDATVVNGSGEPVATYDVLTLVAKQ from the coding sequence GTGACCGACATCACGGCAACCGCCGCGCCCCTGCTCGAGAGCTATGCCTGTGGCACCTGGTTCAGCGCCAGCGACGAGGGCGAACCGCTCCTCGACGCCACGACCGGTGAGGAGGTGGCCCGCATCTCTGCGACCGGGCTCGACCTCGCCGCGATGACGGCCCACGCCCGCGAGGTCGGCGGCCCGGCGCTGCGCAGCCTGACCTTCCACGAACGGTCGGCGGCCCTCAAGGCGATGGCCAAGATGCTGGGCGAGCACAAGGACGAGCTCTATGCGCTCTCCGCCCGCACCGGGGCAACGGCGCGCGACTCGATGGTCGACATCGACGGCGGGATCGGGACCGTCTTCTCGATGGCGTCCAAGGGCACCCGAGAGCTGCCCAACGACGTCGTCGTGCTCGACGGGCAGCCGGAGCGGCTCGGTCGGGAGGGCACCTTCCTCGGCCAGCACCTCTACACCTCACGGCCCGGCGTCGCCGTCCAGATCAACGCCTTCAACTTCCCCGTCTGGGGCATGCTGGAGAAGCTCGCGCCGGCGTTCATCGCCGGGCTGCCGACCATCGTCAAGCCGGCCAGCCAGACCGCCTATGTCACCGAGGCGGTCGTTCGCCGGATCATCGAGTCCGACCTACTGCCCGAGGGCAGCCTCCAGCTGCTCTGCGGGTCGCCGGCCGGGTTGCTCGACGAGCTCGGCGCCCAGGACTCGGTGGCGTTCACCGGCTCGGCGGCGACGGCGGCCCACCTGCGCCAGCACCCCTCGGTGCTGCACGGCGGGGTGCGGCTCGGCGTCGAGGCCGACTCCCTCAACTGCTCGATCCTCGGCACCGACGTCGGCGTCGACGACCCCGAGCTCGAGCTCTTCGTCAAGGGCGTCGTCACCGAGATGACCGTCAAGGCAGGGCAGAAGTGCACGGCGATCCGGCGGGTGCTCGTCCCCGAGCCGATGGCCGACGTCGTGGTGGAGGCGATCTCCCAGCGACTGGCCAAGATCACCGTCGGCAACCCGACCAGTGACGGTGTGCGGATGGGCGCCCTGGCGTCCCTGGCCCAGCGCGACGAGGTCCGCAAGGCAGTCCAGGCGCTGCGCGCATCCGCCGAGATCGTCTTCGGCAACCCCGACGTCGTCGACGTGGTCGATGCGGACGCGGAGACCGGCGCCTTCATGTCACCGGTGCTGCTGCGTGCTCACCCCGGTGCCAGCGAGCCGCACGACATCGAGCCGTTCGGGCCGGTGGCGACCGTCATCACCTACACCGACCTCGACGACGCGGTCCGCCTCGCCGCTCGCGGCCAGGGCAGCCTGGCGGGCTCGATCGTCAGCCACGACCCGGCCGTCGCGCGTGCCCTCACCCTCGGCCTGGCGCCGTGGCACGGGCGCCTGCTGGTCCTCGACCGGACGAGCGCGGCCGAGTCGACCGGTCACGGGTCGCCGTTGCCGGTGCTGGTGCACGGCGGTCCCGGGCGCGCCGGTGGCGGCGAGGAGCTCGGCGGGGTCCGGGCGGTCCTGCACCACATGCAGCGCTCGGCGATCCAGGGCTCCCCCGACATGCTCAGCGCCATCAGCGGCCAGTGGATCACCGGTTCGGCGCGCACCGAGACTCCCGTCCACCCGTTCCGCAAGAGCCTGGCGGAGCTCGCGGTCGGCGACACCATCAGCACGAGCACGCGCACGGTGACGCTCGCGGACATCGAGCACTTCGCGGAGTTCACCGGCGACACGTTCTATGCCCACACCGACGAGGCTGCGGCCCAGAAGAACCCGCTCTTCGGCGGCATCGTCGCGCACGGCTATCTGGTCGTCTCGCTGGCCGCGGGGCTCTTCGTCGACCCCGACCCGGGGCCGGTGCTGGCCAACTTCGGGGTCGACCGGCTGCGCTTCCTCACCCCGGTCAAGGCCGGCGACACCATCCAGGTCACGTTGACGGTCAAGCAGATCACCCCTCGCACCAACGCCGACTACGGCGAGGTGCGCTGGGACGCCACGGTCGTCAACGGCTCGGGCGAGCCGGTGGCGACGTACGACGTGCTGACGCTGGTCGCGAAGCAGTAG
- the paaA gene encoding 1,2-phenylacetyl-CoA epoxidase subunit PaaA: protein MGDTLEADFEHIIERHERIEPRDWMPERYRATVVRQVAQHAHSEIIGMQPEGNWLTRAPSLRRKAILLAKVQDEAGHGLYLYSACETLGVTRAELTEKLISGKQKYSSIFNYPTLSYADVGTIGWLVDGAAICNQVPLCRTSYGPYGRAMIRICKEESFHQRQGYELLMTMMGGTDEQRAMVQESVDRFWWPALMMFGPPDTGDMASPTGHTAQSMAWGIKRDTNDDLRQKFVDMSVPQAEALGVTLPDPALTWNAERGHYDFGQPDWEEFAAVIAGSGPCNAQRIAHRKRAHDEGAWVREAATAFAARSVVEEDR, encoded by the coding sequence GTGGGCGACACCCTCGAAGCGGACTTCGAGCACATCATCGAGCGGCATGAACGCATCGAGCCGCGCGACTGGATGCCGGAGCGCTATCGCGCCACCGTCGTGCGCCAGGTCGCGCAGCACGCCCACTCCGAGATCATCGGCATGCAGCCGGAGGGCAACTGGCTCACCCGTGCGCCGAGCCTGCGCCGCAAGGCGATCCTGCTGGCCAAGGTGCAGGACGAGGCCGGCCACGGGCTCTATCTCTACTCAGCCTGCGAGACGCTCGGTGTCACCCGCGCTGAGCTGACCGAGAAGCTGATCTCGGGCAAGCAGAAGTACTCCTCCATCTTCAACTACCCCACGCTGTCGTATGCCGACGTCGGCACCATCGGCTGGCTCGTCGACGGCGCGGCGATCTGCAACCAGGTGCCGCTGTGCCGCACCTCCTACGGTCCCTACGGCCGGGCGATGATCCGCATCTGCAAGGAGGAGTCCTTCCACCAGCGCCAGGGCTACGAGCTGCTGATGACGATGATGGGAGGGACCGACGAGCAGCGCGCGATGGTGCAGGAGTCGGTCGACCGGTTCTGGTGGCCGGCGCTGATGATGTTCGGTCCGCCCGACACTGGAGACATGGCCTCGCCCACTGGGCATACAGCCCAGTCGATGGCGTGGGGGATCAAGCGCGACACCAACGACGACTTGCGGCAGAAGTTCGTGGACATGTCCGTGCCGCAGGCCGAGGCACTCGGGGTCACGCTGCCCGACCCGGCCCTGACGTGGAACGCCGAGCGCGGCCACTACGACTTCGGCCAGCCCGACTGGGAGGAGTTCGCGGCCGTGATCGCCGGCTCCGGACCCTGCAACGCCCAACGGATCGCCCACCGCAAGCGTGCCCACGACGAGGGCGCCTGGGTGCGCGAGGCCGCGACCGCCTTCGCGGCCCGGTCAGTGGTCGAGGAGGACCGATGA
- the paaB gene encoding 1,2-phenylacetyl-CoA epoxidase subunit PaaB — protein MSAIQPEWPLYEIFVRGKRGLNHVHVGSLHAADDEMAVRHARDVYTRRNEGVSIWAVRADQIVASSPDEKDPLFAPAGDKVYRHPTFYSIPDDVPHM, from the coding sequence ATGAGCGCCATACAGCCCGAATGGCCCCTCTACGAGATCTTCGTGCGCGGCAAGCGCGGACTCAACCACGTCCACGTCGGCTCGCTGCACGCCGCCGACGACGAGATGGCGGTGCGGCACGCGCGCGATGTCTACACCCGGCGCAACGAGGGGGTCAGCATCTGGGCCGTGCGCGCAGACCAGATCGTCGCCTCGAGCCCCGACGAGAAGGACCCGCTCTTCGCCCCCGCCGGCGACAAGGTCTATCGCCACCCGACCTTCTACTCCATCCCCGACGACGTCCCACACATGTGA
- the paaC gene encoding 1,2-phenylacetyl-CoA epoxidase subunit PaaC: MDSHDLDLDHDSVYDGLLGGDASQWAFGTDFEDPLAGVDTTVPAGVDPGALAAYCLMLGDDALIYAHRLSEWTSNAPDLEDDIALANISLDLLGQARLLLARAAAADPGVVPTMPEGSPVPAEDALAFFRDEAAFRNVRFVEADNGDFAVTIARLLLFATHRLALLQRLTTSVDPVLAAVAAKGVKEVTYHRDYAGRWFVTLARGTEESRRRLVAGLGTVWPMYAELSRPCEVEVAAAAQGFGVDPATLADEVDAVVEHVLATAGVDRPDVAPSGTGPLGRVGQHSEAMGPLLAVMQVVARAHPKGKW, encoded by the coding sequence ATGGACAGCCACGACCTGGACCTCGACCACGACTCCGTCTATGACGGGTTGCTCGGCGGTGACGCCTCCCAGTGGGCGTTCGGCACGGACTTCGAGGATCCCCTCGCCGGCGTCGACACGACCGTCCCCGCGGGCGTCGACCCGGGCGCGTTGGCGGCGTACTGCCTGATGCTCGGTGACGACGCGCTGATCTATGCCCACCGCCTCTCGGAGTGGACGAGCAACGCGCCCGACCTCGAGGACGACATCGCGCTCGCCAACATCTCCCTCGACCTCCTCGGACAGGCGCGGCTGCTGCTCGCGCGCGCGGCGGCGGCCGATCCCGGTGTCGTCCCGACGATGCCCGAGGGATCGCCGGTCCCGGCCGAGGACGCGCTGGCGTTCTTCCGCGACGAGGCTGCCTTCCGCAACGTCCGCTTCGTCGAGGCGGACAACGGCGACTTCGCCGTGACGATCGCCCGGCTCCTGCTCTTCGCGACCCACCGGCTCGCCCTGCTCCAGCGGCTGACGACGAGCGTCGACCCGGTGCTCGCCGCCGTGGCCGCCAAGGGCGTCAAGGAGGTGACCTATCACCGTGACTACGCCGGCCGCTGGTTCGTCACGCTGGCCCGCGGCACCGAGGAGTCGCGGCGCAGGCTGGTCGCCGGCCTCGGCACCGTGTGGCCGATGTATGCCGAGCTCTCCCGCCCGTGCGAGGTCGAGGTCGCTGCCGCCGCGCAGGGCTTCGGCGTCGACCCGGCCACCCTGGCCGACGAGGTCGATGCGGTGGTCGAGCACGTCCTTGCCACCGCTGGCGTCGACCGACCCGACGTGGCCCCGTCCGGCACCGGACCGCTCGGTCGCGTCGGGCAGCACTCCGAGGCCATGGGCCCGCTGCTCGCCGTCATGCAGGTCGTGGCCCGCGCCCACCCGAAGGGGAAGTGGTGA
- the paaD gene encoding 1,2-phenylacetyl-CoA epoxidase subunit PaaD: MTPPSALAVAATVTDPEMPMLTLVDLGVLRDVAEDGEHVTVTITPTYSGCPAMATMRDDLVHALTDAGYADVDVRISLSPAWSSDWITESGRRKLHEHGLSVPGPAPVGDGGPVPLTLAPVRRAIDCPRCGSAAVALTSEFGPTACKALYRCEDCLEPFEHVKEI, from the coding sequence GTGACGCCACCGAGCGCGCTCGCGGTGGCCGCCACCGTCACCGACCCCGAGATGCCGATGCTGACGCTGGTCGACCTCGGTGTGCTCCGCGACGTCGCCGAGGACGGTGAGCACGTGACGGTCACCATCACGCCCACCTACTCCGGCTGCCCGGCGATGGCGACGATGCGCGACGACCTCGTGCACGCGCTCACCGACGCGGGCTATGCCGACGTCGACGTTCGGATCAGCCTGAGCCCGGCCTGGTCGAGCGACTGGATCACCGAGAGCGGCCGCCGCAAGCTCCACGAGCACGGACTGTCGGTCCCCGGGCCGGCGCCGGTCGGCGACGGCGGACCGGTCCCGCTGACGCTGGCTCCCGTACGCCGCGCGATCGACTGCCCTCGTTGTGGGAGCGCGGCGGTCGCGCTCACCTCCGAGTTCGGGCCGACCGCCTGCAAGGCGCTCTATCGGTGCGAGGACTGCCTCGAGCCGTTCGAGCACGTCAAGGAGATCTGA
- a CDS encoding FAD-binding oxidoreductase has product MLKVRGAFHPLTVSGVEPLTDDSAAVTFAVPEELRAEFDFAAGQSLTLRRTIDGVEHRRSYSICAPAGAAPRIGVREIPGGLFSRWLVHEVRPGDVIEVQTPTGSFAASDELPGRHLCIAAGSGITPMISIASTVLRHPESQVTLVYGNRRTTTVMFAEELADLKNTYRHRLDLVHVLSREPRDVELFSGRLDADRLRRLLTTLVPVGEWTTSGCAGRSGSSPTRAPCSPSWGCPGTACTSSCSTSTSRRRSCRVPRQSSPAT; this is encoded by the coding sequence ATGCTCAAGGTCCGCGGTGCCTTCCACCCCCTGACGGTCTCTGGGGTCGAGCCCCTCACCGACGACTCAGCGGCAGTCACCTTCGCTGTCCCCGAGGAGCTGCGCGCCGAGTTCGACTTCGCTGCCGGGCAGTCGCTGACCCTGCGCCGGACGATCGACGGCGTCGAGCACCGGCGCTCCTACTCGATCTGCGCCCCTGCGGGAGCCGCGCCGCGCATCGGCGTACGAGAGATTCCCGGCGGGTTGTTCTCGCGCTGGCTCGTGCACGAGGTGCGTCCCGGCGACGTGATCGAGGTGCAGACGCCGACAGGCTCCTTCGCGGCCAGCGACGAGCTGCCCGGACGCCACCTGTGCATCGCGGCCGGATCGGGCATCACGCCGATGATCTCCATCGCCTCGACCGTGCTGCGACACCCGGAGTCGCAGGTGACGCTGGTCTATGGCAACCGTCGCACCACGACGGTGATGTTCGCCGAGGAGCTCGCCGACCTCAAGAACACCTATCGCCACCGCCTCGACCTGGTCCATGTCCTCTCCCGCGAGCCGCGGGACGTGGAGCTCTTCTCCGGACGCCTCGACGCCGACCGGCTGCGACGACTCCTCACCACCCTGGTGCCGGTCGGGGAATGGACCACGTCTGGTTGTGCGGGCCGTTCGGGCTCATCGCCGACGCGCGCGCCGTGCTCACCGAGCTGGGGGTGCCCAGGGACCGCGTGCACTTCGAGCTGTTCTACGTCGACGAGCCGCCGCCGGAGCTGTCGCGTCCCGAGGCAGTCGTCACCGGCGACGTGA
- a CDS encoding 2Fe-2S iron-sulfur cluster-binding protein, with protein MTITLDGRTTTAAIPRSSTILDGAAASRSDLPYACKGGVCGTCRAHVTSGEVEMRRNYALDDDEVDRGFVLTCQTHPVSAEVTVDFDA; from the coding sequence GTGACGATCACGCTCGACGGCCGGACGACGACGGCTGCCATCCCCCGGAGCTCCACGATCCTCGACGGCGCCGCGGCGTCACGCAGCGACCTGCCATACGCCTGCAAGGGAGGGGTCTGCGGCACCTGCCGCGCCCACGTCACGAGCGGTGAGGTCGAGATGCGCCGCAACTATGCACTCGACGACGACGAGGTGGACCGCGGATTCGTGCTCACCTGCCAGACCCATCCCGTCTCCGCCGAGGTCACCGTCGACTTCGACGCCTGA
- a CDS encoding AMIN-like domain-containing (lipo)protein: MKTKRLLSALLAAVLAPSLVAPSSGQAASDAVSEAASTPVLVAVRAAHRAGVDRVVFEFRGGLPEQREVVYVDRLFADGSGRRVRVAGQALLRLRFEAAQAHTDAGVATAAPRRVAFALPNVMTAVRSGDFEAVVTYGLGVARRTPVRVETLRSPDRVVVEVGARFPTVQRRVWFFHRDRYTDNREPFFVPVLRPVPPGSLATGVMDRLFAGPLPREQARGLRLLRSRATGYAGLAITGGVARLRLTGGCSSGGSTVSIAGAILPSLHQFDSVDRVVLRDPAGATLGADGPGDSTPECLEP; encoded by the coding sequence ATGAAGACCAAGAGGCTCCTTTCTGCTCTGCTCGCGGCGGTGCTCGCACCGTCGCTCGTCGCACCCTCGAGTGGTCAGGCCGCGTCCGACGCCGTGTCGGAAGCCGCCTCGACACCTGTCCTGGTCGCCGTCCGAGCCGCGCACCGCGCCGGGGTCGACCGGGTGGTCTTCGAGTTCCGCGGTGGCCTGCCCGAGCAGCGTGAGGTCGTCTACGTCGACCGCTTGTTCGCCGACGGCTCCGGACGCCGGGTGCGCGTGGCAGGGCAGGCGCTGCTCCGGCTCCGCTTCGAGGCGGCGCAGGCCCACACCGACGCCGGGGTGGCCACGGCCGCACCGCGACGGGTGGCGTTCGCCCTGCCCAACGTGATGACTGCCGTCCGATCAGGCGACTTCGAGGCCGTCGTGACCTACGGGCTGGGGGTGGCCCGCCGTACGCCCGTGCGGGTGGAGACGCTGCGCAGTCCCGACCGGGTCGTCGTCGAGGTGGGCGCCCGCTTCCCGACCGTCCAGCGGCGCGTGTGGTTCTTCCACCGCGACCGCTACACCGACAACCGAGAGCCCTTCTTCGTGCCCGTCCTGCGCCCGGTCCCACCGGGCTCACTGGCCACCGGGGTCATGGACCGGCTGTTCGCCGGACCCCTGCCCCGTGAGCAGGCACGCGGACTGCGTCTCCTGCGGTCGCGGGCCACGGGCTACGCCGGTCTCGCGATCACCGGCGGTGTGGCACGCCTGCGTCTGACCGGCGGGTGCAGCAGCGGCGGCTCGACGGTCAGCATCGCCGGCGCGATCCTGCCCAGCCTCCACCAGTTCGACTCGGTGGACCGGGTCGTCCTCCGCGACCCTGCCGGGGCCACCCTGGGCGCCGACGGGCCAGGCGACTCCACCCCGGAGTGCCTCGAGCCCTGA
- a CDS encoding TetR/AcrR family transcriptional regulator: protein MSAEPASGSVPARRGRPGYDQATVLRRAIDVFNRQGYDATSMGDLARELGLTKSAIYHHVPSKEHLLAAALDEALDALDSTVTAIAATSRQPAEARLRAAIHSSVEILVDHLPAVTLLLRARGNSEVEQAALERRRAIDGVLADLVRDACREGTLRDDIDPELISRLLFGMVNSSVEWFHPGGSVDARVLADAITGIAFDGLTRG, encoded by the coding sequence ATGTCCGCCGAACCTGCATCCGGGAGCGTCCCTGCGAGACGGGGTCGCCCCGGCTATGACCAGGCGACGGTGCTCCGGCGCGCCATCGACGTGTTCAACCGGCAGGGATATGACGCCACCAGCATGGGCGACCTCGCCCGCGAGCTCGGCCTGACCAAGTCGGCGATCTATCACCACGTGCCGAGCAAGGAGCACCTGCTGGCCGCTGCGCTCGACGAGGCCCTCGACGCGCTCGACAGCACCGTCACCGCGATCGCCGCCACCAGCCGGCAGCCGGCGGAGGCGCGACTGCGCGCCGCGATCCACTCGTCGGTCGAGATCCTGGTCGACCACCTCCCCGCCGTCACCCTGCTGCTGCGCGCCCGCGGCAACAGCGAGGTCGAGCAGGCAGCCCTCGAACGGCGGCGGGCGATCGACGGCGTGCTCGCCGACCTGGTCCGCGACGCCTGCCGCGAGGGCACGCTGCGCGACGACATCGACCCCGAGCTGATCAGCCGCCTGCTCTTCGGGATGGTCAACAGCTCGGTCGAGTGGTTCCACCCCGGCGGGTCGGTCGACGCCCGGGTGCTCGCCGACGCCATCACCGGGATCGCCTTCGACGGGCTGACCCGGGGCTGA